The Fortiea contorta PCC 7126 genome has a segment encoding these proteins:
- a CDS encoding energy-coupling factor transporter transmembrane component T family protein, producing MDLLRSLPLGLYLEQPQTWLHKIDPRVKFAWLMSFLTSYTFATNEWRLLLVAVLIIVTLVARIPQRVWKQQMVWLLMLSFFVFIITAASPDGLGIDYQPRLPTNEQVFTQPSTTNTTQPISKAIINNQKYSYTLFQAGPVKVTRRSLDLAVRLSTILFTVIYSTNLYLLTTAPEEITSGIESLMQPLRRLKLPVTEITLTLTLSLRFIPLVLEEVQNLIRSVMTRAINWKKLGLKGAVKLWMIVAERLLENLLLRAEQMANAMMVRGFTSPNGHRVVWHDLRLQARDWLAIAALTLFWGVRVVSGNRF from the coding sequence ATGGATCTACTGCGATCGCTACCCCTAGGACTTTATCTAGAACAACCCCAAACTTGGCTACACAAAATTGATCCCCGTGTCAAGTTTGCTTGGTTGATGAGTTTTCTCACCAGCTACACCTTTGCTACAAACGAGTGGCGTCTCCTACTAGTAGCCGTATTGATTATCGTCACCCTAGTCGCTAGAATTCCTCAGCGAGTCTGGAAGCAGCAGATGGTTTGGCTGTTAATGTTATCATTTTTTGTCTTCATAATTACCGCTGCTTCCCCTGATGGACTAGGTATAGATTATCAACCACGCCTACCCACTAACGAACAAGTCTTTACCCAACCATCAACAACCAACACTACTCAGCCCATTTCCAAAGCAATCATTAACAACCAAAAGTATAGCTATACTCTCTTTCAGGCAGGCCCAGTCAAAGTTACTCGCCGTTCTTTAGATTTGGCAGTCCGCCTGAGTACAATTCTATTTACTGTAATTTATAGTACTAACTTATATTTACTCACCACAGCACCAGAAGAGATTACCTCTGGTATTGAAAGCTTAATGCAACCCCTGCGTCGCCTCAAGTTACCAGTAACCGAAATTACCCTAACTTTAACTTTGTCCCTACGATTTATCCCTCTAGTTTTAGAAGAAGTACAAAACCTCATCCGCTCCGTGATGACAAGAGCGATTAACTGGAAAAAGCTAGGATTAAAAGGAGCAGTCAAACTGTGGATGATTGTGGCAGAAAGGCTCTTAGAAAATCTACTCCTACGTGCAGAGCAAATGGCCAACGCCATGATGGTACGTGGTTTTACCAGTCCCAACGGACATCGTGTAGTGTGGCATGACTTACGACTACAAGCTAGAGACTGGTTAGCCATTGCCGCTCTAACTTTATTTTGGGGCGTGCGCGTAGTTTCAGGAAATAGATTTTAG
- a CDS encoding GMC oxidoreductase: protein MSQMLNRRRFLQASAAAAASFGVSTIRTSATSATEVDEYVEAIVIGSGFGGAVASLRLGQAGIETIVLERGRRWEITDSGNTFSTTDKPDGRAAWLSPTTVLPAPVPEIPINVYIGVLDVKRGNGINAYRGAGVGGSSLVYGGITYQPTEELFYKVFPRTINYSKLDQIYFPRVRSILKASPIPDDILQSESYLASRILLEQAAKAGLTASKIDVAFDWDIVRQEIAGQKVASITAGQTYYGTNSGAKNSVDRNYLSMAQATGYVEIRPLHVVTTVGESDRGRYRVVCNQIDEQGIVLAQKSFVCRYLFLAAGSIGTTELLLRAKSHRTLRRLNNQVGKFWGTNSDSTTLMINAGQTNPTQGSPGVISIEDLDNPIAPLILEPFQAIPFVPQGILPVLGQAISRPDGYLTYNSATQSADLFWPINSLDSQKNAQALQHTYQRLNQANGTSLAGLPDYSSTAHPLGGATIGRVCDAYGRVFGYPNLFVMDGSLIPGSTACANPSLTIAALAEQSMERFLNHTPRRRTT, encoded by the coding sequence ATGTCTCAAATGCTCAATCGTCGCCGATTTCTGCAAGCGTCAGCGGCGGCGGCGGCAAGTTTTGGTGTGTCCACTATTCGCACTTCTGCAACTTCTGCAACTGAAGTCGATGAGTACGTCGAGGCAATAGTAATTGGTAGCGGTTTTGGTGGTGCAGTTGCATCATTGCGCCTAGGTCAGGCAGGAATTGAAACAATTGTATTGGAGCGGGGACGAAGATGGGAAATTACCGACTCAGGCAATACTTTTTCTACAACAGATAAGCCAGATGGTCGTGCTGCTTGGCTTAGTCCCACGACAGTTTTACCCGCGCCAGTTCCAGAAATCCCTATTAATGTATACATCGGTGTACTTGATGTCAAAAGAGGCAATGGTATCAATGCATATCGGGGAGCAGGTGTCGGAGGTAGTTCTCTTGTTTATGGCGGTATTACTTATCAACCAACGGAAGAATTATTCTACAAAGTCTTTCCGCGCACCATTAACTACTCCAAATTGGATCAGATTTATTTCCCACGGGTGCGCTCTATCCTCAAGGCATCGCCGATTCCAGATGATATTCTACAAAGTGAATCCTATTTGGCAAGTCGTATCCTTTTAGAGCAAGCTGCTAAGGCAGGTTTAACAGCAAGTAAAATTGACGTCGCCTTTGATTGGGATATTGTTCGCCAGGAAATTGCTGGTCAGAAGGTTGCTTCCATTACCGCAGGTCAAACGTACTATGGTACGAATAGTGGTGCTAAAAACTCTGTAGACCGCAACTACCTGAGTATGGCTCAAGCCACTGGCTATGTGGAAATTCGACCTTTACATGTAGTCACTACAGTTGGAGAATCAGATCGTGGGCGCTATCGAGTTGTCTGTAATCAAATCGACGAGCAAGGAATAGTACTTGCCCAAAAATCCTTTGTTTGTCGCTATCTGTTTTTAGCGGCTGGTTCCATTGGCACTACTGAACTGTTGCTGCGTGCTAAATCTCATCGCACATTACGGCGCTTAAATAACCAAGTAGGAAAGTTTTGGGGAACGAATTCTGATTCAACTACCTTAATGATTAATGCTGGTCAGACGAATCCAACACAGGGAAGTCCAGGGGTGATATCAATTGAGGATCTCGACAACCCTATCGCGCCGCTGATACTCGAACCGTTTCAAGCAATTCCTTTCGTTCCCCAGGGTATTCTGCCGGTTCTTGGTCAGGCAATTTCTCGACCGGATGGCTATCTTACGTACAATAGTGCCACACAGTCTGCAGATTTGTTCTGGCCTATCAACTCACTCGATAGTCAAAAAAATGCTCAGGCTCTCCAGCACACATACCAAAGGCTTAACCAAGCGAATGGTACAAGTCTAGCTGGATTACCTGATTACAGTAGCACTGCACACCCTCTTGGTGGTGCAACAATTGGGCGAGTGTGCGATGCTTACGGGCGCGTGTTTGGTTATCCTAACTTGTTTGTGATGGATGGTTCGCTGATTCCGGGTTCAACAGCCTGCGCGAATCCCTCACTTACTATTGCGGCTCTAGCGGAACAGAGTATGGAGCGCTTTTTAAACCACACTCCTCGGCGTCGAACAACGTGA
- a CDS encoding chorismate-binding protein yields MPSDRHFLEKSVIKLKYQKTTFDGSTNNFRRIGNWGSVFINELLTIKRYSYGMHLASKDKNRLRCDRTAVNLIRALFPSSKIAGSTKIRCMEIIEQPEPPRSI; encoded by the coding sequence TTGCCTAGCGATCGCCATTTTCTCGAAAAAAGCGTCATCAAACTCAAATACCAAAAAACTACTTTTGATGGCTCAACAAATAATTTCAGGCGAATTGGTAACTGGGGAAGTGTTTTTATCAATGAATTGCTGACAATTAAGCGATATAGTTATGGGATGCATCTTGCCAGCAAAGACAAAAATCGCTTAAGATGCGATCGCACTGCCGTTAATTTGATTCGTGCCCTCTTCCCTAGTAGTAAGATCGCAGGGTCTACCAAAATCCGCTGCATGGAAATCATTGAACAACCAGAACCTCCACGAAGCATCTGA
- the pipX gene encoding transcriptional coactivator PipX, with the protein MNPENSETYINHPTWGLLYRICMVDENQDLFTTLYAQRLFFLVTNDIKGIKFQSIGRTEARMMLENRLRTLRRSGQSQEYDQVQSVFQRTFQ; encoded by the coding sequence ATGAATCCAGAAAACTCAGAAACTTACATAAATCATCCGACTTGGGGTTTGCTCTACAGAATCTGTATGGTTGATGAAAACCAGGATTTATTCACCACACTTTACGCTCAACGCTTATTTTTTCTGGTGACAAACGACATCAAAGGAATTAAATTCCAGTCCATAGGACGTACAGAAGCTAGAATGATGTTGGAAAATCGCTTACGTACCTTGCGCCGCAGTGGACAATCTCAAGAGTACGATCAAGTACAGAGTGTTTTCCAACGCACCTTCCAATGA
- a CDS encoding YggS family pyridoxal phosphate-dependent enzyme — MISSISERIVKIRSALPLSVRLIAVSKTVPAEIIRSAYAAGIRDFAESRIQEAAAKQAELQDLSDITWHFIGHLQSNKAKKALEQFQWIHSVDNLSLAQRLNQLAQQLGVHPQVCLQVKILPDPHKSGWSVPELLVDLPAINQCKNLQIQGLMTIPPLGLDNAEILNVFNSTRQLAKEIQQQNWSHIKMEHLSMGMSGDYHLALQAGTTMVRLGTILFGDRS, encoded by the coding sequence ATGATCAGTTCGATTAGCGAACGTATTGTCAAAATCCGCTCGGCGCTACCACTTTCAGTCCGGTTGATTGCAGTTAGCAAGACAGTTCCTGCGGAGATCATACGCTCTGCTTATGCCGCAGGAATTCGTGATTTTGCTGAAAGTCGCATTCAAGAAGCCGCCGCCAAACAAGCCGAATTACAAGACTTATCTGATATTACCTGGCACTTTATCGGGCATTTGCAAAGCAATAAAGCCAAAAAAGCCCTGGAACAATTCCAATGGATTCACTCCGTTGATAATTTGTCCTTAGCGCAGCGCTTAAATCAATTAGCACAGCAACTGGGGGTCCATCCCCAAGTTTGCTTACAAGTGAAGATTCTCCCTGATCCCCATAAATCAGGTTGGAGCGTACCAGAACTGCTGGTTGACTTACCTGCAATTAATCAATGCAAAAATTTACAAATTCAGGGTTTAATGACAATTCCGCCTTTAGGATTGGATAATGCGGAAATTTTAAATGTGTTTAATAGCACCCGTCAACTGGCAAAAGAAATTCAACAGCAAAACTGGTCGCACATCAAAATGGAGCACCTCTCAATGGGGATGTCAGGTGACTACCACCTGGCGCTGCAAGCAGGGACAACGATGGTAAGGTTAGGAACTATATTATTTGGCGATCGCTCTTAA
- a CDS encoding cell division protein SepF: MNNIFSKLRDFVGLNEQVEYEYYEDEAETDNYQTLYQQENPPAAAPEAATANRRWREPVPTMENDVAATGSKPMGNVIGMPGAINGISEVLVLEPRTFEEMPQAIQALRERKSVVLNLTIMDPDQAQRAVDFVAGGTYALDGHQERIGESIFLFTPSCVQVSTQGGVLHEVPQPPARPSRTPGVTPNWGNEANRMAQ; encoded by the coding sequence ATGAACAATATATTTTCCAAGCTCAGAGACTTTGTGGGTCTAAATGAGCAAGTAGAATACGAATACTACGAAGACGAAGCCGAGACAGATAACTACCAAACTCTTTATCAACAAGAGAATCCCCCAGCCGCAGCACCAGAAGCAGCCACGGCAAATCGACGTTGGCGGGAACCCGTGCCTACAATGGAAAACGATGTTGCAGCAACAGGTTCAAAACCAATGGGGAATGTGATCGGTATGCCAGGAGCAATAAACGGAATTTCGGAAGTTTTAGTTTTAGAACCACGCACCTTTGAAGAAATGCCCCAGGCAATTCAAGCACTGCGTGAGCGCAAGTCAGTAGTATTAAATTTAACTATTATGGATCCGGATCAAGCTCAACGAGCTGTAGACTTTGTTGCCGGTGGTACGTATGCACTAGATGGACATCAAGAGCGCATTGGCGAGAGCATCTTCTTATTCACACCCAGTTGCGTGCAAGTTAGCACCCAAGGTGGAGTGCTCCATGAAGTTCCTCAACCTCCAGCCCGTCCCTCACGTACTCCAGGCGTAACGCCAAATTGGGGCAACGAAGCTAATCGGATGGCACAATAA
- the proC gene encoding pyrroline-5-carboxylate reductase, protein MTIKFGLIGGGVMGEALLSRLIARKIYQPSQVIVSEPQPARQNFLQQQYNVAVTTDNNQVFTEAKEVVLLAVKPQVFSAIAQDLGDTNIEIDQPLIISILAGVPLSQIESAFLQFPVIRAMPNTPATVGAGITAICSGAYTNSKHQQIAQQVFSAVGEVVEIPETLMDAVTGLSGSGPAYVALMVEALADGGVAAGLPRTIANQLALQTVLGTAKLLQETKIHPAELKDRVTSPGGTTIAGIAQLEKAAFRSALIEAVKSATERSQELGK, encoded by the coding sequence ATGACTATTAAATTTGGCTTAATTGGCGGCGGGGTAATGGGAGAAGCTCTATTATCCCGCCTTATTGCACGGAAAATTTATCAACCATCACAAGTCATAGTCAGCGAACCGCAACCCGCACGCCAAAATTTCTTGCAGCAACAATATAATGTAGCGGTAACGACAGACAATAACCAAGTTTTCACGGAAGCAAAAGAAGTAGTATTATTGGCAGTTAAGCCCCAGGTATTTAGTGCGATCGCCCAAGATTTAGGGGACACTAACATAGAAATAGACCAACCCTTAATCATCTCCATCTTGGCAGGCGTACCCTTAAGCCAGATAGAATCAGCCTTTTTGCAATTTCCTGTCATTAGAGCCATGCCCAACACCCCGGCTACCGTGGGAGCAGGAATCACAGCAATTTGTTCAGGTGCTTACACCAACAGCAAGCACCAGCAGATAGCCCAGCAAGTTTTTTCCGCAGTGGGAGAAGTTGTAGAAATCCCAGAAACACTGATGGATGCAGTCACCGGATTATCTGGAAGTGGCCCAGCTTACGTTGCACTCATGGTAGAAGCCCTCGCCGATGGCGGAGTAGCCGCAGGTTTACCCAGAACCATCGCCAATCAACTAGCCTTGCAAACCGTCCTGGGTACAGCCAAACTTTTGCAAGAAACTAAAATCCATCCCGCCGAACTCAAAGATCGTGTTACCAGCCCTGGTGGTACAACAATTGCAGGTATTGCCCAACTAGAAAAAGCA